The DNA segment AGAATAAGAATATGAATATGAGAGTTGAATATAATAATGCAATAATTTTAACAAGTTGGTTTTGGTGACGGCAATTCTGTTACCTTAAAAGCATCCTCATCAGTTCTATCATCACCAATATAGATGGGAAATACGCTGGTAGAATTTGCATAGCCTAAAAATCACCAAAGAACATATGTTATAGTTAGCACCACTGcacacatatataatatatattagttaattaattacatattttttattttttagaatgaaAAATACTCACCTAGTGACTCTAACAAGAATTCAATCGCCTTGCCTTTGTCCCATTTTATAGTTGGACGAATCTCAATAACTTTTCTCCCGTGTGTTAACTTAAGTTTTGGGTACTCCTTGAGCACTGAATTAACTTGTTCCGCCAAGGCTGACCAGCACTAAAGAGAAAGCAAATAAAggttaaaaaaatagatagatttaaaattataaaaatttaaaaatataataatactaGTAATTTGACCCATCAATTTAACTTATGTGAGTTTTTGCGCGTGCATGTGTGCATGTTTGGTGAACAAAGTTTATTGAagggatttaaaaaaaaaaatcctttaaTTAGGTGGTACCTTTTCTTCAACACATCGAAAGTGCACGGACAGACAAAACTTGTTGTTTTCTACTTTAGCCCCTGGAATAGCTTTCATTTTTTCTACCAAGATCTTGTACACCTGAAAccaaataaagaataaaacaaaaaaagaaaaaaaagtatatgagAACATTTCCATAAATCATAAAAGTTACTAGTAAATTATTGTTCTTGAACTGTACTGATCTATTTTTATTAGAAGTAAAAACTCAAGTACAGTTATCTTTATATAAAGTTGATAccaattttatgtaaaattgatatttaaaaattattaaatgatttaatatatttaactaaattattatctaattaattttaactatcaacttcatatgAAAACAGATTCTAAGTGAGTTTTTACTTCTATTCAATATTAACTAGAATGTCATTTTTTATTGATCAAATTATGTTATTACTTTAACATAAagtattattatatattctaCATCATTTGAGTATTTGACATTGAAAAAATGGATGCAAACAAAATTAGACAAAACGAACCTCGTTGATCATGGGCAAGAATTGACTCGCAGGTTGGAAGAGCACTAATGCTTCATTATTATTACCCTGGAAACAAAACAAGAATAATTAAGAATCTAAGCAAAGAACAACAACTTTATTAGAGCATATtgtttaaaaatgattttttttaaaaggaataacTAAGAAGGGTTATTTTCACCTAAAATAAAGAAATCCAACTATGTTTATAATTTGGTTCTGGTGGAAAGTATGACTCACTTTCTGATGATTGCGGCTTTTTGTTGGTCCTTTGATGTCCATACCGTGACTTCCAGCATAGTACACTTCTCCCAATCTTACAAAATCGTAtacctaaaaattttatttatttatttatttatattttctttttcaaaaaaaaaattgtctctCAGATTTTAGTTTTGcagggaagaaaaaaaaatgcaccTTGTCAATACATCTTCCGGTTACTATGGCAGTGGGAAATAGTCTTGCTATGTCCTTTAGTATTGCTCTCATCTGAGTGAATAAagcatgaaaataataaaatcaatatttatcattttctaTTGAGAAGTATAGAGTTTCTTTTAGAtggttattttcaaaaaaaaaatctttatcgATTAAACTGTTAAATGATTCAGTTAAACATGTTGAATAATCTAAAAGTTCATAATACTATCTTCACGTGAAGGCGTGCTCATGAAAGTAGCCACCTTCTTTTAAGTGTTAAGAGAGGAACCTTTTTAGTCATGAATGCTTTCTCTGGATCTGCAACAATTGGAGAAAGAGTTCCATCGTAATCAAGAAACACAACAACTTGCTTCCCTTTCGAGTTCCATATTATCTCATCAAACATCTTCAGCGCAGATGGATGACCAACCTGCAAAATCAGGCTACACTATTTAGTTCCATATCATCTCATCAAACATCTTCAGAGCCTCATCTGAACTCGTAAAGAGTTGTGAGGGAACAAGCTAAACTTACAACAACACAAACCACTAACAAACCAACAAAGAAGCATATCATTCACGTTGTAGCAGAGGCATTTGGTCCTCTCTGTCTTTTTTGCCAAATCGAATGCATGATTATAAATGATACACTACTTAGCTTGTTAATAGTGCGTTACATAATCAATGCTTCTCttcaatattaataattatatttaagttCAATGTTCATGGTTCACTCATTATTGGCCACCATCATTCTTTTTGAGAAACTTACTCCTTTACTATCACTTTAAAAGATTTTGGTACATTCAAAACTTGAATGTATTTGGACACAAAGTAAATctaaatacattaatttttcGATGTACCAAACTCTAAAGGGAAAAATATTTGGCTGATGTACATAGTGAtgttgatgaatatgatgggaAAAAGGGCAAAGAAACAGCAAAGGGTATGAATCCAAGAGAGAATGGTAttggtatatatatgtatgttagtTAAAACTTACGATCCAAGAGGGGTTGTTGTTGCTATCGTCttggttgttattgttgttgggtgtGATTCGTGTAGGAGAAGAAGCTCTCATTGATTCAAGCCAGGGGTTAACTTTGTTATTGCCtcctttattattattgctttcttctacaGTGAAGAGAAGCCTTCTCTTCTGGTATTGACCCAATAACCCACCAAACAAGGCCATTGATGATTTTTGCACTTGTGAACTTGCTGCCGAAACAGTCGAATGGAAGAACGACTCTGTGAGCTTCACTATGTTGGTACTCACTTGTGATGATGATTTCATTAATAATAATCTTATGTATGTGTAACTTGGGAGAAATAATGAGAAAGAGGTGGAAGGTTGCgacaaagaaaaacaaggaagaaaagaaCAGAGGTGGATAATAGATATGCTGCTTCCCCTGTTCAATGAGCAATTTATAGAAGacgaaaagagaaagagaggtgTGGTTTTGGAGTTGGAGCAGTAATAGACTAACAAAAGGggggagaaaaaagaaaagatgtgTAGGGGTGTCTGCTTAATTGGTGAACACGGCAATTTATAGAACAAAGAAGAGCGAGGGGGAGAGCAACTCGTGCCCGTTGTACTTTTCAGCAACTGAAATATATAGATACTTTAATAATGATGTTTTTATACAAATATCACACTTTAAATAGTTAGATAGATTAATGTGTTTGATTGAATATGTTTAATTCTATAAACTACGGACACTTCGTTGAGTTGTTATATCTGCGTGTTGAACATATTTTGGACATGATATTTATCGACACTCGTCCAACACGCGTGTTTGTTGTGTTCAAccgtattttaataaaaaataattttttttgagacACACTTAAATATACCTAAATATTATCACGTGTCAACCTGTCCAACTTTAttcttaatatgtatttttaaaataaatttaaaaataatatatattattatatattaaaataaaaatattttaaatacttttatatagttaaaaaaatattaaaaatagttaaaaaattattttatattttaacagcaataaaatatcaaaaattcattgtaatttatctaaaaaaaatttattctatatatatgCCGTGTCCCCGTaccttataaaattttaaaattcatgtatCCGNNNNNNNNNNNNNNNNNNNNNNNNNNNNNNNNNNNNNNNNNNNNNNNNNNNNNNNNNNNNNNNNNNNNNNNNNNNNNNNNNNNNNNNNNNNNNNNNNNNNNNNNNNNNNNNNNNNNNNNNNNNNNNNNNNNNNNNNNNNNNNNNNNNNNNNNNNNNNNNNNNNNNNNNNNNNNNNNNNNNNNNNNNNNNNNNNNNNNNNNNNNNNNNNNNNNNNNNNNNNNNNNNNNNNNNNNNNNNNNNNNNNNNNNNNNNNNNNNNNNNNNNNNNNNNNNNNNNNNNNNNNNNNNNNNNNNNNNNNNNNNNNNNNNNNNNNNNNNNNNNNNNNNNNNNNNNNNNNNNNNNNNNNNNNNNNNNNNNNNNNNNNNNNNNNNNNNNNNNNNNNNNNNNNNNNNNNNNNNNNNNNNNNNNNNNNNNNNNNNNNNNNNNNNNNNNNNNNNNNNNNNNNNNNNNNNNNNNNNNNNNNNNNNNNNNNNNNNNNNNNNNNNNNNNNNNNNNNNNNNNNNNNNNNNNNNNNNNNNNNNNNNNNNNNNNNNNNNNNNNNNNNNNNNNNNNNNNNNNNNNNNNNNNNNNNNNNNNNNNNNNNNNNNNNNNNNNNNNNNNNNNNNNNNNNNNNNNNNNNNNNNNNNNNNNNNNNNNNNNNNNNNNNNNNNNNNNNNNNNNNNNNNNNNNNNNNN comes from the Arachis duranensis cultivar V14167 chromosome 7, aradu.V14167.gnm2.J7QH, whole genome shotgun sequence genome and includes:
- the LOC107459108 gene encoding probable trehalose-phosphate phosphatase H, producing MKSSSQVSTNIVKLTESFFHSTVSAASSQVQKSSMALFGGLLGQYQKRRLLFTVEESNNNKGGNNKVNPWLESMRASSPTRITPNNNNNQDDSNNNPSWIVGHPSALKMFDEIIWNSKGKQVVVFLDYDGTLSPIVADPEKAFMTKKMRAILKDIARLFPTAIVTGRCIDKVYDFVRLGEVYYAGSHGMDIKGPTKSRNHQKGNNNEALVLFQPASQFLPMINEVYKILVEKMKAIPGAKVENNKFCLSVHFRCVEEKCWSALAEQVNSVLKEYPKLKLTHGRKVIEIRPTIKWDKGKAIEFLLESLGYANSTSVFPIYIGDDRTDEDAFKVLRSKGQGIGILVSQIQKETKAIYTLHDPLEVGQFLRRLADWKKNKF